The DNA region GACGGGATCACCCCGATGCCGCGCCAGGCCCGGTCCGTCACGTCGAACACATCGAGCAGCATCGCCTTTGCAGGGGCGTTGCCTTCGGCCCGCACCGCACGTGGGTACGCGTTCTCCATCTCATGTCGCCCGGACTCCAGTTGCAGCACGGTGCGCCGGATACCCTCGAGGATGTCCAGTGGCTCGAAGCCGGTGACCACGATCGGAACGGCATATCTGTCGCACAAAGGCGGGTATTCGGCGGTACCCATCACAGAGCAGACATGGCCTGCGGCCAGGAACGCCTGCACCCGGCAGGTCGGAGACTCCATGATCGCCGCGATGGCGGGCGGGACGAGCACGTGCGATACCAGAAGCGAGAAGTTCCTGATGCCAAGACGTTTGGCTTGATACACCGTCATCGCGTTGGCGGGGGCGGTGGTCTCGAAACCGATCCCGAAGAACACCACCTGCTTGCCGGGATTGTCCTTGGCGATGGTGAGTGCATCCAGCGGTGAATAGACCACCCGCACGTCGCCGCCCTCGCTCTTGATCCGGAACAGGTCCTTGCCGCTGCCCGGAACCCGCAGCATGTCACCGAACGAACAGAAGATCACGTCGGGCCGGGACGCGATTTCCAGCGCTTTGTCGATGATCTCCAACGGCGTCACGCACACCGGGCAGCCCGGGCCGTGAATCATCTCGATCTCATCGGGCAGCAGCTGGTCGATGCCATGCCGGATGATCGAATGGGTTTGTCCACCACAGACTTCCATGATGGCCCACCGCCTACTGGTCGCCGCCCGGATTTGATCGAGTAGCTTTCCCGCCAGTTCAGGATCGCTGAACTCGTCCAGATACTTCATCGCGTCACCTCAGGATTGGTCAGGCCCGCCTGCTGCGCGGCCAGGTCGAACCCGTCGCCGAATTCCTCCCGGAGCACCCCGAGACGCTCGAACTCGGCCAGAGTCTGGATCGCGGATTCCTCGTCGAGACGCTGAATCGCGAACCCGACATGGACCACCACGTATTCGCCCACCCGGGCGTCGGGTATGTACTCCAGGCAGACGTCCTTTTGGACGCCGCCGAAGTCGACAACCGACATCAGCGTGCCGTCGCGGTCCACCAACCGCAGAATCTTTCCCGGTACGGCCAGGCACATGAGACGTTCTCCTTTC from Mycobacterium sp. DL includes:
- the hypD gene encoding hydrogenase formation protein HypD, with protein sequence MKYLDEFSDPELAGKLLDQIRAATSRRWAIMEVCGGQTHSIIRHGIDQLLPDEIEMIHGPGCPVCVTPLEIIDKALEIASRPDVIFCSFGDMLRVPGSGKDLFRIKSEGGDVRVVYSPLDALTIAKDNPGKQVVFFGIGFETTAPANAMTVYQAKRLGIRNFSLLVSHVLVPPAIAAIMESPTCRVQAFLAAGHVCSVMGTAEYPPLCDRYAVPIVVTGFEPLDILEGIRRTVLQLESGRHEMENAYPRAVRAEGNAPAKAMLLDVFDVTDRAWRGIGVIPSSGWRLSAEYRDFDAEHRFAVTDIHTEESAVCRSGEVLQGLIKPHECSAFGTSCTPRNPLGATMVSSEGACAAYYLYRRLEVTHA
- a CDS encoding HypC/HybG/HupF family hydrogenase formation chaperone — translated: MCLAVPGKILRLVDRDGTLMSVVDFGGVQKDVCLEYIPDARVGEYVVVHVGFAIQRLDEESAIQTLAEFERLGVLREEFGDGFDLAAQQAGLTNPEVTR